The Enterobacter oligotrophicus sequence TCCGCTACCTCTCGCTCCAGTCGTTCATTACCGTAAAGCCAGCCCACCTGCGAGACTGGCTTTATGAAACATTACTCAACCGCGTTGTTATTTGCTCTGCTGTCACTCACCAGCCAACTGGCTCACGCCGACATTATTGATGATGCCATCGGTAATATTCAGCAGGCGATCAACGATGCCTATAACCCCAGCAGCCGTAATGACAACGATCGTTACGATCGCGACCGCCAAACCGACGGCCGGCAGTACGACGATCGTCGCCGGCAGTTAGAAGACCGACGCCAGCGCTTAGATGAGCGTCAGCGACAGCTTGATGACGATCGGCGTCGTCTGGAAGATGACGAGCGCAGGCTGGAAGAAGATTACGACCGAGGCTAAAGCCTGGTGGCGCTTTGCTTACGCAGGCCTACAAAACCCTGGATCGTAGGCCGGGTAAGGCGCAGCCGCCACCCGGCAAAACTAGTCCAGCACAAGCACCATTCCGTCATATCCCGCTTCAATACCCTCCGGTAGCGGGTTATTCATCATCCACACGTCAAACTGATGGCTGATGTGGGTAAGAATCACCTGTGGGCAGCCAACCACCTCATTCAGCGCAATCACGGTGTTTAAATCACAATGGTTGCGCGGCGTTTCAGCGCGCGGTTCGTGGCTGCAGTCGATGATCATCGCCTGCGGCTGGTTGTTGAGCAGGAATTTCACCGTTTTTTCCGGCAGTCCGGCAGTATCAGAAAGCCACGCCACGCGGCTGTGGGCGGATTCCAGCAGATACCCGAACGTGAGTTTTGAATGATTGAGCGGCAGCGGCGTAACCCGCAGTCCCTGGAGTTCAAATACCACAAACGGCTCCAGCGTATGGCTGAAATCCAGCAGCCCCGGATGTTTAAACAGGTCATCGCATCCTGCGTCGTCCGGCGGGCCGTAGACCGGAATCGTCGCCCCTACGCCCCAGCGTAAAGGGAACAGCCCCTGGACGTGATCCATATGATAATGCGTGAGCAAAAACTGCTGAAAGCTGCCCGCGGGCCAGTCGTCCATCAGGTGCGGAATGCCCGCGTCCAGCAAGGTGACTGCATCGTTGAATTTGACCACCGCGCTGCAGGGGCGACGGCGATAGTTTTCCTGCAAGCGCGCCCGGCGACACGCCGCGCAATCGCAGCCAAACACCGGCACCAGCTGTGCCCCTCCGGTTCCTGTCAGTGTGATAGTCAGACTCATAACGCACCTCTACAGCGGTTTGGTGAATCGGAAATGGCTCTGGGTATATCCTTCTCGCACGTAAAAACGGTGCGCGTCCACGCGCTTCACGCTGGTGGAGAGTTCAGTCAGCTCAGCCCCGGCCTGTCGCGCAACGTCTTCCGCCCAGGCGAGCAACTGACTGCCCACCTTTAGCCCGCGTGCCTGCGGCATCACCACCAGCTCCTGGATCTCGCCGATCCAGCGCGCGTGATGCAGGTGAAACTGCATGTGCAGGCCGATCATGCCGATGACCTGCCCGTCCAGTTCGGCAAGCTGGTAACGCATGTTGTGATCCTGCAGATTGGCAAGATAGCCCGTATGAAACGCCTGGTGATCGAACTCTGCCTGCTTAAGCTCGCAGATCAGGGCGTAAACCGTCTGCGCGTCATCGGCAGTGGCGGGGCGAAGCTGGCAGTCAGGCATGCTGTTTCTCCTTCTGACGGATAAGCGATAAAAAGTTATCGACTGACTGTAGCAAACTTCCGTCGTTATTGAGGACATGACAGCCCGACGGGGTGTAGCGCGCTGCTCGCTCCAGCCGCTGCTCGATTTCCCGCGCGTTTTCTCGTCCCCGGTTTTGCAGACGGCTACGCAGAACTTCCGGCGAAACCTGCAGGCAGACCGGCAGCAGCGCCGCTTCATACCGGGCTTTGGCCTGTGGCAGATGCGCGCGCGAACCGTTGACCAGTACGTCGAAACCTGCGTGCAGCCAGAGGTCGATCTCAATGCCGACGCCGTAGTAAAAGCCGTTCGCATGCCAGCTCAATGCCAGCAGGTTTTGTCCGGCGCGGATAAAAAACTCCTGCTCGCTCAGAGCGATATGGTTCTCACTTCCGGCGTTGGCCGCGCGGGTGATGTAGCGATGCGCCACCAGCAGCTGTGAATGTTCGCGCTGCCGGAGTGCGGACAACAGGCTGTCTTTACCGGAGCCGGACGGCCCCATTAACCAGATGAGTCTTCCCATCAGAACACCCTTTTTCCCTGACGCCAGACGTGGTCGATATGGATGTGTTCACCTTTACGGTGGGCCAGCACCAGATCTGCCCGTTTCCCCTCGGCAATTTCACCGCGATCGTGAAGATTAAGCGCGGAGGCCGGGTTTTTCGTCACCAGGCGAATCGCCTGCGGCAGCGTGAAGCTGTTGCCTTCGTCGTCCGCGACGCGGAATGCCGCATCCAGCAGGCTGGCGGGGTAGTAGTCGGAAGAGAGGATATCCAGCAGGCCGAGCGAGGCGAGTTTACTTGCCGCCACGTTACCGGAGTGCGAACCGCCGCGCACGATGTTCGGTGCGCCCATCAGTACGTTCATGCCGTGTTTGCGGGAGGCTTCAGCTGCCTCAAACGTGGTGGGAAATTCGGCGATCACGCTGCCAAGCTGGTGGGATTCGCGTACATGATCGTGCGTAGCGTCGTCATGACTGGCTAACGCAATATTGCGGTCCCGGCATATCGCGGCAATGGAGAGGCGGTTCGGCTGCGACCACTGAGCCGCAAGTTGAAGCTGTTCTTTTTCGTAGCGCGCCATCTCTGCGTCACTGAGAGAATATTTGCCCTGATAGTATTCGCGATACTTTTCGATGTTGGCGAACTGGCGCTGCCCCGGCGAATGGTCCATCAGCGAAACCAGCGAGACAGGTTCGCGGCCGACCAGTTTTTCAAACAGCGGCAGCGTGGTGTGGTGCGGGAGTTCACAGCGCAGGTGAAGGCGATGCTCGGCACGGTTGAGGCCGCGCTTTTGCGTCTCTTCCACGGCGTTGATCATCTTCTCCAGGTTCTCCAGACGATCGCCGCCGTCGCGCACGTCGCCGATCGCCACCGCGTCCAGCACCGTAGTGATGCCGCTGGCGACCATCAGCGCGTCGTGGCTGCTCATCGCCGAATGGGCTGGCCAGTCGACCTTCGGGCGCGGGGTGAAGAATTTGTCCAGATTGTCGGTATGCAGCTCAATCAGTCCCGGCAACAGCCAGCCCCCTTCGCCGTCCATCGCCTCGGGTGAACGGCTCTGGGTTTCAGCAAAGGCGCGGATCACCCCGTCCTGAATTTCAATCGAGCCGCCTACCACCTCATTTTCCAGCACCAGCCTGACGTTATTAATAATCATACGTTTGTCCCCATCGGGTGCAATCTGTCTGCTACACGGGTGCGAACGGTTTCATCGTGGAAGATCCCGACGATCGCCGCCCCGCGAGCCTTAGCCTGCTCGATCAGCTCAACCACTGCCGCGCTGTTTTTGTTGTCCAGCGAGGCGGTGGGTTCATCGAGCAGGAGAATCGGGTAATCAACGATAAAACCACGCGCGATATTGACGCGCTGCTGCTCGCCGCCGGAAAAGGTCGACGGGGCAAGGTGCCACAGACGTTCCGGCACGTTAAGGCGCGTCAGCAGGCTGGCGGCTTTGGCGGCGCAGGTTTCACGCGGCACGCCGAGATCCAGCAGAGGCTGCATCACCACGTCCAGCGCGGAGATCCGCGGGATCACCCGCAAAAACTGGCTGACCCAGCCGATCGTCGAGCGGCGTACTTCCAGCACCTTGCGCGCCGGGGCCTGGACCAGATCGACCCATTCATCATTGTGGCGAATGCGGATGTGGCCTTCGTCCGGCAGGTAGTTGGCATACAGGGAGCGCAGCAGGGTCGATTTTCCGCTGCCGGAGTGGCCGTGCAGCACCACGCATTCGCCGCTGCTGACCTCTAACGAGGCATTTTGCAGCACCGGCAGGCGCACGCCGTTTTGCTGGTGGAGCACAAAGGTCTTACTGACATTTTCAACGTGGATCATTTTGGCCTCGTGGGTTTGGGTTGCCGGGTGGCGCTTCGCTTACCCGACCTACAAAGAGTGCAGTCCGTAGGCCGGGTAAGGCGAAGCCGTCACCCGGCAAAACACGATCAGTTCTGCAACACGGACGACACCAGCAGCTGGGTGTACGGATGGTGTGGATCGTCGAGCACGCGGTCGGTCAACCCACTTTCCACCACCTGACCCTGCTTCATGACCAGCAGACGGTCCGCCAGCAGACGGGCAACGCCCAGATCGTGGGTGACAATCACCACGGCGAGGTTCAGCTCCACCACCAGACCGCGCAGCAGG is a genomic window containing:
- the yjdP gene encoding DDRRRQL repeat protein YjdP — translated: MKHYSTALLFALLSLTSQLAHADIIDDAIGNIQQAINDAYNPSSRNDNDRYDRDRQTDGRQYDDRRRQLEDRRQRLDERQRQLDDDRRRLEDDERRLEEDYDRG
- the phnP gene encoding phosphonate metabolism protein PhnP, which codes for MSLTITLTGTGGAQLVPVFGCDCAACRRARLQENYRRRPCSAVVKFNDAVTLLDAGIPHLMDDWPAGSFQQFLLTHYHMDHVQGLFPLRWGVGATIPVYGPPDDAGCDDLFKHPGLLDFSHTLEPFVVFELQGLRVTPLPLNHSKLTFGYLLESAHSRVAWLSDTAGLPEKTVKFLLNNQPQAMIIDCSHEPRAETPRNHCDLNTVIALNEVVGCPQVILTHISHQFDVWMMNNPLPEGIEAGYDGMVLVLD
- the phnO gene encoding aminoalkylphosphonate N-acetyltransferase, encoding MPDCQLRPATADDAQTVYALICELKQAEFDHQAFHTGYLANLQDHNMRYQLAELDGQVIGMIGLHMQFHLHHARWIGEIQELVVMPQARGLKVGSQLLAWAEDVARQAGAELTELSTSVKRVDAHRFYVREGYTQSHFRFTKPL
- the phnN gene encoding ribose 1,5-bisphosphokinase, which gives rise to MMGRLIWLMGPSGSGKDSLLSALRQREHSQLLVAHRYITRAANAGSENHIALSEQEFFIRAGQNLLALSWHANGFYYGVGIEIDLWLHAGFDVLVNGSRAHLPQAKARYEAALLPVCLQVSPEVLRSRLQNRGRENAREIEQRLERAARYTPSGCHVLNNDGSLLQSVDNFLSLIRQKEKQHA
- the phnM gene encoding alpha-D-ribose 1-methylphosphonate 5-triphosphate diphosphatase, translated to MIINNVRLVLENEVVGGSIEIQDGVIRAFAETQSRSPEAMDGEGGWLLPGLIELHTDNLDKFFTPRPKVDWPAHSAMSSHDALMVASGITTVLDAVAIGDVRDGGDRLENLEKMINAVEETQKRGLNRAEHRLHLRCELPHHTTLPLFEKLVGREPVSLVSLMDHSPGQRQFANIEKYREYYQGKYSLSDAEMARYEKEQLQLAAQWSQPNRLSIAAICRDRNIALASHDDATHDHVRESHQLGSVIAEFPTTFEAAEASRKHGMNVLMGAPNIVRGGSHSGNVAASKLASLGLLDILSSDYYPASLLDAAFRVADDEGNSFTLPQAIRLVTKNPASALNLHDRGEIAEGKRADLVLAHRKGEHIHIDHVWRQGKRVF
- the phnL gene encoding phosphonate C-P lyase system protein PhnL, producing MIHVENVSKTFVLHQQNGVRLPVLQNASLEVSSGECVVLHGHSGSGKSTLLRSLYANYLPDEGHIRIRHNDEWVDLVQAPARKVLEVRRSTIGWVSQFLRVIPRISALDVVMQPLLDLGVPRETCAAKAASLLTRLNVPERLWHLAPSTFSGGEQQRVNIARGFIVDYPILLLDEPTASLDNKNSAAVVELIEQAKARGAAIVGIFHDETVRTRVADRLHPMGTNV